The following coding sequences lie in one Euhalothece natronophila Z-M001 genomic window:
- a CDS encoding sensor histidine kinase → MQLLPFKKIKAWFQTWNPKSLRFRLTLAITTVSVVGMGGLAIWLGVTMQRILISAHKDNVLYLDERLPEDVAIYEEMFSQPEAIQKAIDNLSRDRVVMWVEDEEEDIIARTGGVDTPQPLPVSPETTNFPFPGVTLSQVDGRYWILCASPLTVNGERIGNLYIVQDIHAEQVMFLHVMRNLAVATVVAITGISIVGGIYVARSLLPLRRICQLTESISADHLGETRIALNHAPTEVQQLAERFDEMLTRLYAAWEQQRQFVSNVSHELRTPLTIVSGYLQSVQRRGKNLSEPQQEALAIASNEADRTIQLLEDLLTLARVDNGQMQFQLETISFPSFIEQIIELFQQCHDRAIHYHLPTEEIKICADSNRLKQVILNLLDNAIKYSEPEQPVTMTLERKKQLGVLSVRDRGIGIPLAQQTRIFERFYRVDDARSCSTGGTGLGLSIVKTLVEGMGGNIKVSSRPREGTIFTLTFATM, encoded by the coding sequence ATGCAGTTGCTCCCCTTTAAGAAAATTAAGGCTTGGTTTCAGACTTGGAATCCCAAATCGCTGCGGTTTCGGTTAACTCTAGCCATTACCACCGTATCGGTAGTTGGTATGGGGGGGCTAGCCATTTGGTTGGGCGTGACGATGCAACGGATTCTCATTTCAGCACATAAAGACAATGTTCTTTATCTTGATGAGCGTCTCCCTGAAGATGTGGCAATTTATGAGGAGATGTTTTCCCAGCCAGAAGCAATTCAGAAGGCAATTGATAATCTCAGTCGCGATCGCGTGGTGATGTGGGTAGAAGATGAGGAAGAAGACATTATCGCCAGAACTGGGGGTGTCGATACCCCACAACCTTTACCTGTTTCCCCAGAAACCACTAATTTTCCCTTTCCAGGAGTAACACTTTCGCAAGTAGATGGACGGTATTGGATTCTCTGTGCTAGCCCTTTGACTGTTAATGGCGAGAGAATTGGCAACCTTTACATTGTTCAAGATATCCATGCTGAACAAGTGATGTTCTTGCACGTAATGAGAAATTTAGCTGTTGCGACAGTGGTTGCTATTACGGGAATTAGCATAGTCGGGGGAATTTACGTTGCGCGATCGCTGCTTCCCCTGCGTCGGATTTGTCAATTGACTGAAAGTATCTCGGCAGATCATTTAGGAGAAACCCGAATTGCTCTGAATCACGCCCCCACAGAAGTCCAACAGTTAGCAGAACGGTTTGATGAAATGCTCACTCGTTTATATGCGGCTTGGGAACAACAGCGTCAATTTGTGAGCAATGTTTCCCATGAATTACGAACTCCCTTAACGATTGTGTCTGGCTATTTACAAAGTGTGCAAAGACGAGGTAAAAACCTCAGTGAACCCCAACAAGAAGCCCTTGCTATTGCCAGTAATGAAGCGGATCGCACCATTCAGTTATTAGAAGATTTATTAACCTTAGCGCGAGTGGATAATGGGCAAATGCAGTTTCAATTAGAAACCATATCCTTTCCTTCATTTATAGAACAGATCATTGAATTATTCCAACAATGCCACGATCGCGCGATTCATTATCATCTCCCGACAGAAGAAATAAAAATCTGTGCTGATAGTAATCGTCTCAAACAAGTTATTCTTAATCTTCTCGATAATGCCATAAAATATTCCGAGCCAGAACAACCCGTTACAATGACGCTAGAGCGGAAAAAGCAATTAGGCGTCTTATCAGTGCGCGATCGCGGAATTGGCATTCCCTTAGCCCAACAAACTCGCATTTTTGAACGTTTTTATCGCGTTGACGACGCAAGAAGTTGCTCCACAGGAGGCACTGGTTTAGGATTATCAATTGTTAAAACCCTTGTAGAAGGAATGGGGGGAAATATTAAAGTCAGTTCCCGCCCTAGGGAAGGTACAATTTTTACCCTTACCTTTGCCACTATGTAG
- a CDS encoding flavin prenyltransferase UbiX: MSNFPLTVGISGASGLIYAVRTLKYLLAADYTVDVVASKASFMVWQAENNIKMPVEPDQQEQFWREQSEEKDRGKLRCHRWGDVGATIASGSYKTLGMLIIPCSMSTVAKIAQGLSSDLLERAADVQLKEGRKLVVVPRETPLSLIHLRNLTALAEAGGRIVPAIPAWYHHPETIEDLVDFVVARSLDQFDIPCVPFQRWQGRGDHQ, encoded by the coding sequence ATGAGCAATTTTCCCCTAACCGTTGGTATCAGTGGTGCATCTGGTTTAATTTACGCAGTTAGAACCCTTAAATATCTCTTAGCCGCTGATTATACTGTTGATGTGGTTGCGTCAAAAGCAAGTTTTATGGTTTGGCAAGCAGAAAACAACATCAAAATGCCTGTTGAACCAGATCAGCAAGAACAATTTTGGCGAGAACAATCTGAAGAAAAAGACAGAGGAAAATTACGTTGCCATCGTTGGGGAGATGTGGGTGCAACCATTGCTAGTGGTTCCTACAAAACCTTGGGGATGTTGATTATTCCCTGTAGCATGAGTACCGTCGCAAAGATTGCTCAAGGGTTAAGTTCTGACTTATTAGAACGAGCAGCAGATGTACAACTTAAAGAAGGACGGAAATTAGTTGTTGTTCCCCGAGAAACCCCTTTAAGCTTAATTCACTTGCGAAACTTAACCGCTCTTGCAGAAGCAGGGGGAAGAATCGTTCCCGCTATACCGGCTTGGTATCATCACCCAGAAACTATTGAAGATTTAGTGGATTTTGTTGTTGCTCGTAGTTTAGATCAATTTGATATCCCTTGTGTGCCTTTCCAACGATGGCAAGGCAGAGGAGATCATCAATGA
- a CDS encoding 4a-hydroxytetrahydrobiopterin dehydratase yields the protein MENLLQENCIPCHGGVSPISEEEIKQYKPQIPDWSIINQENSSYLERCYQLSDFATALVLAQKIGEVAEKQGHHPTLIVEWGKLTVQWWTHAINGLHRNDFIMARKTDQILQEL from the coding sequence ATGGAAAACTTGTTGCAAGAAAATTGTATTCCCTGCCATGGAGGCGTTTCTCCAATTAGCGAGGAAGAAATAAAGCAGTATAAACCTCAAATCCCTGACTGGTCAATTATTAATCAGGAAAACTCGTCTTATCTTGAACGCTGTTATCAGTTATCGGATTTTGCGACGGCGCTGGTTTTAGCCCAGAAAATTGGAGAAGTTGCTGAAAAACAAGGACATCATCCCACTTTGATTGTGGAATGGGGAAAGTTAACTGTACAGTGGTGGACTCATGCTATTAACGGGCTACATCGTAACGACTTCATCATGGCTCGAAAAACGGATCAAATACTACAAGAATTGTGA
- a CDS encoding S8 family peptidase — MKRLLIFGLFLLGLTLAVWNFLSSVPQGTYNSYVLDFKEEIPYSVVEQKLKTLEKEYGVTTRLNSEFSKRDRVYVVQTDAELPSLQPLKDLVKEATEAIDRNFIYQTFDIPNDPYYSQQWNFRSINLEKAWDESQGEGITVAVIDTGVSKVPDLKQTEFVEGYDFINDRKQADDDVGHGTHVAGTIAQSTNNNYGVAGIAYKAKIMPIKVLDGNGSGTIADIAEGIRFAADNGADVINLSLGGFGDSHLVSEAINYAYDKDVVIVAAAGNSNQNSAAYPARYPRVIGVSALDAAGNKSNYSNYGAGIDISAPGGSEAGKIIQNTINPEKGDSVFAGYQGTSMASPHVAGVAALVKAVGITEPDAVSNVLQQSVRKVQEDPMNHYGVGQLDAGEAVKLAMKGQISVRDFFRWMRDNGYLNPRFWIDGGTVMLPFKLATVIGGYILAWLLRNYFPFGWSWSLASGIIAGSSGLFFLRGIYIFDLPQAPFRIMGSSIPELGNMIPGTTTLNPFFASVLIPVGLVLLFLQHPKWGWFAVGTSLGMASFLAISAVMSPAVWGLGSGWLSRSYLLINAVLCWGLARLASQKETASVS, encoded by the coding sequence ATGAAACGACTGCTTATTTTCGGTTTATTTTTACTGGGATTAACCCTTGCGGTTTGGAACTTTTTAAGTTCAGTCCCCCAAGGAACTTATAACAGTTATGTTCTCGATTTCAAAGAAGAAATTCCCTACTCAGTGGTAGAACAAAAACTGAAAACCCTGGAAAAAGAATATGGGGTTACTACCAGACTTAATAGTGAATTTTCTAAGCGCGATCGCGTTTATGTGGTTCAAACAGACGCTGAACTTCCTAGCCTTCAACCCCTCAAAGACTTAGTCAAAGAAGCCACCGAAGCCATCGATCGAAACTTTATTTATCAAACCTTTGATATCCCTAACGATCCTTATTATTCCCAACAATGGAACTTCCGCAGTATTAACCTCGAAAAGGCTTGGGATGAGTCGCAGGGAGAAGGCATAACCGTTGCGGTGATTGATACGGGTGTCAGTAAAGTTCCCGACTTAAAACAAACCGAATTTGTTGAAGGCTACGATTTCATTAATGATCGTAAACAAGCTGATGATGACGTAGGGCATGGCACTCATGTCGCCGGAACCATTGCTCAATCCACTAATAATAACTATGGGGTAGCAGGCATTGCCTACAAAGCCAAAATTATGCCCATTAAAGTCCTTGATGGCAATGGCAGTGGTACAATTGCCGATATTGCAGAGGGCATCCGTTTTGCTGCGGATAATGGCGCAGATGTCATTAATTTAAGTCTTGGCGGCTTTGGTGATAGTCACCTCGTCTCAGAAGCCATTAACTACGCCTATGACAAAGATGTAGTTATTGTCGCTGCGGCTGGCAACTCTAATCAAAATTCTGCTGCCTATCCTGCACGGTATCCCCGTGTAATTGGCGTTTCCGCCCTCGATGCGGCAGGCAACAAAAGTAATTATTCCAACTATGGGGCAGGGATTGATATCTCTGCACCAGGTGGCAGTGAAGCAGGGAAAATTATCCAGAATACGATTAACCCAGAGAAAGGAGATTCTGTTTTCGCAGGTTATCAAGGCACTAGCATGGCCTCACCTCATGTCGCTGGGGTGGCAGCGTTAGTGAAAGCCGTGGGCATTACTGAACCCGACGCAGTGTCCAATGTCTTACAACAATCGGTGCGAAAAGTGCAAGAAGACCCCATGAACCATTATGGCGTGGGACAATTAGACGCGGGAGAAGCGGTTAAACTAGCCATGAAAGGTCAAATTAGCGTCCGTGACTTCTTCCGTTGGATGCGTGATAATGGCTATCTCAATCCCCGTTTCTGGATTGATGGCGGTACAGTCATGTTGCCCTTTAAGTTAGCCACCGTCATTGGCGGTTATATCCTCGCTTGGTTATTACGCAATTACTTCCCCTTTGGCTGGAGTTGGTCTCTTGCCAGTGGAATTATTGCTGGCAGTTCAGGACTATTCTTCTTGCGAGGGATTTATATCTTTGACTTACCTCAAGCCCCCTTCCGTATTATGGGCAGTTCTATTCCCGAATTAGGTAATATGATTCCAGGGACGACTACCCTTAATCCCTTCTTTGCCAGTGTCTTAATTCCCGTGGGATTGGTTTTATTATTCCTGCAACATCCGAAGTGGGGTTGGTTTGCTGTCGGGACAAGTTTAGGCATGGCTTCCTTCTTAGCCATCAGCGCTGTCATGTCTCCAGCCGTGTGGGGATTAGGAAGTGGCTGGTTAAGTCGCAGTTATCTCCTAATTAATGCAGTTTTATGTTGGGGATTAGCCCGTCTAGCAAGTCAAAAAGAGACTGCAAGTGTTTCTTAA
- the gltB gene encoding glutamate synthase large subunit, which translates to MSNDSMNTEKQNVTNHSTPYQGQPWLVEERDACGVGFIASQEGKASHNLVQQAVSALGCLEHRGACSADQDSGDGAGIMTAIPWQLLQNWLKENHLFSPSREHLGVGMLFLPLDEEKATQVRSCVEKVLKQYCLYVVGWRPVPVNAEVLGEQAKANRPRVEQVLFASPTQQGDDLEKTLYITSAKIKQEVVSTPGLEDPDDFYICSFSNRTIVYKGMVRSVVLGEYYLDFQNPDFISPFAIYHRRFSTNTMPKWRLAQPMRLLGHNGEINTLLGNINWMLARVDDLEAPHLSKEEMAALPLVSQAKSDSANLDNIMELLVQAGRSPMAALMMLIPEAYQNQPELAELPEVIDFYEYHRGIQEPWDGPALIVFSDGKTVGANLDRNGLRPARYCITKDNYVIVGSEAGVLPIPEADIVEKGRLGPGEMLAVDLQNHQILKNWEIKEKVAKEAPYGEWLKQGRKTVELQAFPDAPQMDETEVFQKQTAFGYTAEDVEMILQPMATQAKEPTFCMGDDIPLAVLSDKPRLLFDYFKQRFAQVTNPAIDPLREKLVMSLQMCLGEKGNLLQATPEHAQMLKIETPVLNDGELESVKQSGFTTSELSTLFAISDGPQGLENALQRLQEQAAEAVKAGSKILVLSDRAASGINNEYSYIPPLLAVGAVHHHLIEEGLRMKASIVIDTAQCWSTHHFACLIGYGASAVCPYLALESIRQWVSDSKTQKMMDKGRMEKISCLEAQEQYRHAVEMGLLKILSKMGISLLSSYNGAQIFEAIGLGEDVINRAFAGTTSRVGGLNMEELAQEVMNFHRRAFPELQGKKLENFGFFNYRPRGEYHMNSPEMAKALHQAVAGKNYDHYELYTKHLEERPATALRDLLDFKVDEQKAIPLEEVEPVEEIVKRFCTGAMSLGSLSREAHETLAVAMNRIGGKSNSGEGGEDPTRFIVMNDVDEEGNSQTFPHLKGLNNGDTASSAIKQVASGRFGVTPQYLMSGRQIEIKVAQGAKPGEGGQLPGKKVSPYIAMLRRSKPGVPLISPPPHHDIYSIEDLSQLIFDLHQVNPDAKVSVKLVAEIGIGTIAAGVAKANADVIQISGHDGGTGASPLSSIKHAGTPWELGVTEVHRMLLENQLRDRVTLRADGGIKTGWDVLMAALMGAEEYGFGSVSMIAEGCIMARICHTNNCPVGVATQQEKLRKRFSGTPGHVVNFFYFVAQEVRMLLARLGYRRLDEVIGRSDLLKHRENINLTKTESLNLNCLINLPDVRENRSWLQHEEVHSNGPILDEKLLNDPEIANAMANHGQVNKSVKILNTDRAVGARIAGKLAKQHGDTGFNGQINLNFQGAAGQSFGAFNLAGMTLKLTGEANDYVGKGMNGGELIIVPPEDATYEPANNAIVGNTCLYGATGGYLYANGQAGERFAVRNSFGYAVITGAGDHCCEYMTGGVVVVLGKVGRNVGAGMTGGIGYFLDEENNFPAKVNTEIVTYQRIVSKAGEEQLKELITNHAQRTGSKKAQMILDNWETYLPKFWQIVPPSEAETAVANAEVSQEEKTLTSV; encoded by the coding sequence ATGAGTAACGATAGCATGAACACAGAGAAACAAAACGTAACGAATCATTCAACCCCGTATCAAGGACAACCTTGGTTAGTGGAAGAAAGAGACGCTTGTGGGGTAGGGTTTATCGCCTCTCAAGAAGGGAAAGCAAGCCACAATTTAGTACAACAAGCCGTCAGTGCTTTAGGTTGCCTAGAACATCGTGGCGCTTGTAGTGCTGACCAAGACTCTGGTGATGGGGCGGGAATTATGACCGCTATTCCTTGGCAGTTACTCCAAAATTGGTTAAAAGAAAATCATTTATTTAGCCCTTCCCGAGAACATTTAGGGGTAGGAATGCTTTTTTTACCCTTAGATGAAGAAAAAGCAACCCAAGTCAGAAGCTGTGTTGAAAAAGTTCTCAAACAATACTGTCTCTATGTTGTCGGCTGGCGACCAGTTCCTGTGAATGCTGAGGTATTAGGAGAACAAGCCAAAGCAAACCGCCCCCGTGTCGAACAAGTTCTTTTTGCCTCCCCAACGCAACAAGGGGATGATTTAGAAAAAACCCTTTATATTACCAGTGCCAAAATTAAACAAGAAGTTGTTTCTACACCCGGCTTAGAAGACCCCGACGACTTTTATATTTGCTCCTTTTCCAATCGTACCATTGTCTATAAGGGCATGGTGCGCTCCGTGGTCTTAGGAGAATATTATTTAGATTTCCAGAACCCTGACTTTATTAGCCCCTTTGCCATTTATCACCGTCGCTTCAGTACCAATACCATGCCTAAGTGGCGACTTGCCCAACCGATGCGGTTATTAGGGCATAACGGGGAAATTAATACTCTTTTAGGGAATATTAACTGGATGCTTGCCCGAGTTGATGATTTAGAAGCCCCACATCTCAGTAAAGAAGAAATGGCAGCTCTGCCTTTAGTGAGTCAAGCTAAAAGTGACTCGGCAAACCTAGATAACATTATGGAGCTTCTGGTGCAAGCAGGACGCAGTCCCATGGCGGCTTTGATGATGCTGATTCCAGAAGCCTATCAGAATCAACCAGAATTAGCGGAACTTCCAGAAGTAATTGACTTTTACGAGTATCATCGTGGCATTCAAGAACCTTGGGATGGTCCAGCGTTAATTGTTTTCAGTGATGGTAAAACCGTTGGCGCAAACTTAGACCGAAATGGCTTACGTCCGGCCCGTTACTGTATTACCAAAGATAATTATGTCATTGTAGGGTCAGAAGCAGGAGTGCTTCCCATTCCCGAAGCTGACATTGTGGAAAAAGGTCGTCTAGGCCCCGGGGAAATGCTCGCGGTGGACTTACAAAATCACCAAATTCTAAAAAATTGGGAGATTAAAGAAAAAGTTGCTAAAGAAGCCCCCTATGGAGAGTGGTTAAAACAAGGGCGGAAAACTGTCGAGTTACAAGCCTTTCCAGATGCCCCACAAATGGATGAAACCGAGGTTTTTCAAAAACAAACCGCCTTCGGTTACACCGCAGAAGATGTGGAGATGATTCTCCAGCCTATGGCAACGCAGGCGAAAGAACCGACTTTCTGTATGGGGGATGATATTCCCTTAGCTGTATTGTCGGATAAGCCACGGCTACTGTTTGACTACTTTAAGCAACGGTTTGCTCAGGTTACTAACCCAGCCATTGACCCCTTACGGGAAAAGCTGGTGATGTCATTGCAGATGTGTTTGGGAGAAAAAGGGAACTTGCTACAAGCAACCCCTGAACACGCCCAAATGCTGAAAATTGAAACCCCCGTTCTCAATGATGGGGAGTTAGAAAGCGTTAAACAGTCTGGGTTTACCACCAGTGAACTTTCTACCCTGTTTGCCATTAGTGATGGGCCCCAAGGCTTGGAAAACGCCCTGCAACGTTTACAAGAACAAGCGGCGGAAGCGGTCAAAGCAGGCAGTAAAATTTTAGTGCTTTCTGACCGTGCTGCGTCGGGGATTAATAATGAATATAGCTATATTCCCCCTCTGTTAGCAGTGGGTGCAGTTCACCATCACCTCATTGAAGAAGGACTGCGGATGAAAGCCTCCATTGTTATTGATACCGCTCAATGTTGGAGTACCCATCACTTTGCTTGCTTAATTGGTTATGGGGCTTCTGCGGTGTGTCCTTATCTGGCGTTAGAGAGTATTCGTCAATGGGTCAGTGATAGTAAAACCCAGAAAATGATGGATAAAGGACGCATGGAAAAAATTTCTTGTCTCGAAGCACAAGAACAGTATCGCCATGCGGTAGAAATGGGCTTACTGAAGATTCTCTCGAAAATGGGAATTTCTCTCTTGTCCAGTTATAACGGCGCACAAATTTTTGAGGCAATTGGTTTAGGAGAAGATGTCATTAATCGCGCTTTTGCTGGCACAACTTCTCGGGTTGGTGGCTTAAATATGGAAGAACTTGCCCAAGAGGTGATGAACTTCCATCGTCGTGCTTTCCCTGAGTTACAAGGGAAGAAGTTGGAGAACTTTGGGTTCTTTAATTATCGTCCCCGTGGGGAATATCACATGAATAGCCCTGAGATGGCAAAAGCGTTACACCAAGCGGTTGCCGGCAAAAATTATGACCATTATGAGCTATATACCAAGCATTTAGAGGAACGTCCAGCAACGGCGCTACGAGACTTATTAGACTTCAAGGTGGATGAACAAAAGGCCATTCCTTTAGAAGAAGTTGAACCGGTAGAAGAGATTGTTAAACGCTTCTGCACAGGGGCAATGTCTCTGGGGTCGCTGTCTCGGGAAGCCCATGAAACCCTTGCTGTGGCTATGAACCGCATTGGTGGTAAATCCAATTCGGGGGAAGGAGGAGAAGATCCCACGCGCTTTATTGTCATGAATGATGTGGATGAAGAGGGCAACTCCCAGACATTTCCCCATCTGAAAGGGTTAAATAATGGCGATACGGCAAGTTCAGCCATTAAACAGGTGGCTTCGGGACGCTTTGGGGTCACTCCACAGTACTTGATGAGTGGTCGCCAAATTGAGATTAAAGTGGCGCAAGGGGCAAAACCTGGCGAAGGAGGACAACTCCCTGGCAAGAAAGTCAGCCCTTATATTGCCATGTTACGGCGGTCTAAGCCTGGCGTTCCTCTCATTTCACCACCGCCACACCATGATATTTACTCCATTGAGGATTTATCGCAGCTAATTTTTGACTTACACCAAGTCAACCCTGATGCGAAAGTTTCTGTGAAGTTAGTGGCTGAAATTGGCATCGGAACGATTGCTGCTGGCGTGGCAAAAGCAAATGCTGATGTGATTCAGATTTCTGGTCATGATGGCGGAACGGGGGCTTCTCCCTTGTCTTCTATTAAACACGCAGGAACGCCTTGGGAATTGGGGGTAACAGAAGTGCATCGGATGCTGTTGGAAAATCAACTGCGCGATCGCGTTACTCTCCGTGCTGACGGTGGCATCAAAACTGGCTGGGATGTCCTCATGGCAGCCTTAATGGGCGCAGAAGAATATGGCTTTGGCTCGGTTTCCATGATTGCTGAAGGCTGTATTATGGCACGAATTTGCCACACCAATAACTGTCCCGTTGGAGTGGCAACCCAGCAAGAAAAACTCCGTAAGCGATTCAGTGGCACTCCTGGTCATGTGGTTAATTTCTTCTACTTTGTCGCCCAAGAAGTGCGGATGTTGTTGGCGCGGTTAGGGTATCGTCGTCTCGATGAAGTAATTGGACGGTCTGATTTACTCAAACACCGTGAAAACATCAACCTGACCAAAACCGAGTCCTTAAACTTAAACTGTCTGATTAACTTGCCAGATGTGCGAGAAAATCGCAGTTGGTTACAGCATGAGGAAGTTCACAGTAATGGGCCAATTCTAGATGAAAAACTCTTAAATGACCCAGAAATTGCTAATGCCATGGCAAATCATGGTCAGGTGAACAAATCTGTTAAAATTCTCAACACCGATCGCGCTGTAGGGGCAAGAATCGCGGGTAAACTTGCTAAACAACATGGCGATACCGGCTTCAACGGGCAAATTAACCTTAACTTTCAAGGTGCTGCTGGACAGAGTTTTGGGGCGTTTAATCTCGCTGGCATGACCCTGAAACTTACAGGAGAAGCCAACGACTATGTGGGTAAAGGCATGAATGGCGGTGAACTGATTATTGTTCCCCCAGAAGACGCTACCTATGAACCTGCTAATAACGCGATCGTTGGTAATACCTGCTTATATGGGGCAACTGGTGGCTATCTCTATGCCAATGGACAAGCTGGTGAACGCTTTGCCGTGCGAAATTCCTTTGGCTATGCCGTAATTACTGGTGCTGGCGACCACTGTTGCGAATACATGACTGGTGGCGTTGTGGTTGTCTTAGGAAAAGTGGGACGAAATGTTGGTGCTGGAATGACTGGCGGTATTGGCTATTTCTTAGATGAAGAAAATAATTTCCCCGCTAAAGTCAACACCGAAATTGTCACCTATCAACGCATTGTCAGTAAAGCTGGAGAAGAACAACTCAAAGAACTGATCACCAATCATGCCCAACGCACGGGCAGCAAAAAAGCGCAGATGATTCTCGATAATTGGGAAACTTATCTGCCCAAATTCTGGCAAATTGTTCCTCCCTCAGAAGCAGAAACAGCAGTGGCTAATGCTGAAGTTTCGCAAGAGGAAAAAACGCTCACCAGTGTTTAA